One genomic region from Carcharodon carcharias isolate sCarCar2 chromosome 12, sCarCar2.pri, whole genome shotgun sequence encodes:
- the LOC121284913 gene encoding gamma-crystallin S-1 isoform X1, whose product MKLLIQLMPFYYPQIIFYEDRNFQGRHYECSSDCADLSPYLSRCNSIRVESDWWVLYEKPNYMGYQYILSRGEYPDYQRWMGFNDCVRSCRSYPHYRGGSYRMRIYERPDFGGQMMEFMDDCPSVYDRFRYRDIHSCHVMDGYWIFYEHPNYRGRQYFLRPGEYRRYSDWGGYNSTVGSFRRMRDF is encoded by the exons ATGAAATTATTGATTCAATTAATGCCATTTTATTACCCACAGATCATCTTTTATGAGGATAGGAACTTCCAAGGTCGGCACTATGAGTGCAGTAGTGACTGTGCTGACCTGTCCCCTTACTTAAGCCGCTGTAACTCCATCCGTGTTGAGAGTGACTGGTGGGTGCTATATGAGAAACCCAATTACATGGGATACCAGTATATTCTGAGCAGGGGAGAATATCCTGACTACCAGCGCTGGATGGGATTCAATGACTGCGTCAGGTCATGTCGCTCCTACCCACAC TACCGGGGAGGCTCCTACAGAATGAGGATTTATGAGAGACCTGACTTTGGAGGACAGATGATGGAATTCATGGATGACTGTCCATCTGTCTATGATCGTTTCCGTTATCGTGACATTCACTCCTGCCATGTGATGGATGGTTACTGGATCTTCTATGAACATCCCAACTACAGAGGCCGACAGTACTTCCTGAGACCCGGTGAATACAGGAGATACAGTGACTGGGGCGGTTACAACTCAACTGTCGGATCTTTCCGGCGCATGAGGGATTTCTAA
- the LOC121284913 gene encoding gamma-crystallin S-1 isoform X2, which yields MGKIIFYEDRNFQGRHYECSSDCADLSPYLSRCNSIRVESDWWVLYEKPNYMGYQYILSRGEYPDYQRWMGFNDCVRSCRSYPHYRGGSYRMRIYERPDFGGQMMEFMDDCPSVYDRFRYRDIHSCHVMDGYWIFYEHPNYRGRQYFLRPGEYRRYSDWGGYNSTVGSFRRMRDF from the exons ATGGGCAAG ATCATCTTTTATGAGGATAGGAACTTCCAAGGTCGGCACTATGAGTGCAGTAGTGACTGTGCTGACCTGTCCCCTTACTTAAGCCGCTGTAACTCCATCCGTGTTGAGAGTGACTGGTGGGTGCTATATGAGAAACCCAATTACATGGGATACCAGTATATTCTGAGCAGGGGAGAATATCCTGACTACCAGCGCTGGATGGGATTCAATGACTGCGTCAGGTCATGTCGCTCCTACCCACAC TACCGGGGAGGCTCCTACAGAATGAGGATTTATGAGAGACCTGACTTTGGAGGACAGATGATGGAATTCATGGATGACTGTCCATCTGTCTATGATCGTTTCCGTTATCGTGACATTCACTCCTGCCATGTGATGGATGGTTACTGGATCTTCTATGAACATCCCAACTACAGAGGCCGACAGTACTTCCTGAGACCCGGTGAATACAGGAGATACAGTGACTGGGGCGGTTACAACTCAACTGTCGGATCTTTCCGGCGCATGAGGGATTTCTAA
- the LOC121284913 gene encoding gamma-crystallin S-1 isoform X3 translates to MGKIIFYEDRNFQGRHYECSSDCADLSPYLSRCNSIRVESDWWVLYEKPNYMGYQYILSRGEYPDYQRWMGFNDCVRSCRSYPHVSSYRMRIYERPDFGGQMMEFMDDCPSVYDRFRYRDIHSCHVMDGYWIFYEHPNYRGRQYFLRPGEYRRYSDWGGYNSTVGSFRRMRDF, encoded by the exons ATGGGCAAG ATCATCTTTTATGAGGATAGGAACTTCCAAGGTCGGCACTATGAGTGCAGTAGTGACTGTGCTGACCTGTCCCCTTACTTAAGCCGCTGTAACTCCATCCGTGTTGAGAGTGACTGGTGGGTGCTATATGAGAAACCCAATTACATGGGATACCAGTATATTCTGAGCAGGGGAGAATATCCTGACTACCAGCGCTGGATGGGATTCAATGACTGCGTCAGGTCATGTCGCTCCTACCCACACGTAA GCTCCTACAGAATGAGGATTTATGAGAGACCTGACTTTGGAGGACAGATGATGGAATTCATGGATGACTGTCCATCTGTCTATGATCGTTTCCGTTATCGTGACATTCACTCCTGCCATGTGATGGATGGTTACTGGATCTTCTATGAACATCCCAACTACAGAGGCCGACAGTACTTCCTGAGACCCGGTGAATACAGGAGATACAGTGACTGGGGCGGTTACAACTCAACTGTCGGATCTTTCCGGCGCATGAGGGATTTCTAA